In a single window of the Dryobates pubescens isolate bDryPub1 chromosome Z, bDryPub1.pri, whole genome shotgun sequence genome:
- the FAM151B gene encoding protein FAM151B, whose product MSNTRLCLKPNCPWAVEEARQPLGGRRRLCSVCRPFRFLRKRCPQPSPSAAGSAGPGSAGPGSAGPGSAGPGSAGPGSAGPGSAGSSLGPRAAADGAGPGQAMADETQGQLSLRAAAGAWSQEAVDHFLRLQRIRARDGAAVRWFHAANSKARAAEAARSDVHMIEADVLLRGGQEGNGDPIMAHPPETDSDITLQEWLQEIVNTDKGIKLDFKSLEAVKPSLELLQHMKQHLRQPVWINADILPGPNGNNAPVDAERFLDTVTSLFPNVTLSLGWTTGWHPDKHNKGYDWVMVTEMAQICSTLSQPVTFPVRAALVPQSVSELRWLMQQSERYSLTVWTGREDVYSVEDLLCIRENFSESRVYYDILEPQNSEFKKAIGIEE is encoded by the exons ATGAGCAACACCCGTCTTTGCTTGAAACCAAACTGCCCCTGGGCAGTCGAGGAAGCAA GACAACCCTTGGGTGGGCGGCGCCGCCTGTGCTCTGTCTGCCGCCCGTTCCGCTTTCTGCGGAAGCGCTGCCCACAACCTTCGCCTTCAGCGGCGGGGAGCGCCGGCCCGGGGAGCGCCGGCCCGGGGAGCGCCGGCCCGGGGAGCGCCGGCCCGGGGAGCGCCGGCCCGGGGAGCGCCGGCCCGGGGAGCGCCGGCAGCTCACTTGGGCCCCGCGCAGCGGCCGACGGGGCGGGTCCCGGGCAGGCGATGGCGGACGAGACGCAGG GGCAGCTCTCTCTTCGCGCCGCCGCAGGCGCCTGGAGCCAGGAGGCGGTGGATCACTTCCTGAGGCTTCAGCGTATCCGAGCGAGAGACGGGGCGGCCGTCAGGTGGTTCCACGCCGCGAACAGCAAGGCCCGAGCTGCGGAGGCCGCGAGAA GTGATGTTCACATGATAGAAGCAGATGTTCTTCTTCGTGGAGGCCAGGAAGGAAATGGAGACCCTATCATGGCTCATCCACCTGAAACAGACAGTGACATCACATTGCAGGAATGGCTACAAGAGATTGTCAACACAGACAAAGGCATCAAGCTGGATTTTAAGAG TCTAGAAGCTGTGAAGCCTTCCTTGGAGCTTCTTCAACACATGAAGCAGCATTTGAGGCAACCTGTTTGGATCAATGCAGACATCCTGCCAGGACCTAATGGAAACAATGCTCCAGTGGATGCAGAAAGGTTCCTTGACACTGTCACTTCGTTATTCCCTAATGTAACCTTATCACTTGGATGGACAACTGGCTGGCACCCCGACAAACACAATAAAG GCTATGACTGGGTGATGGTGACAGAAATGGCTCAGATATGCAGTACACTGTCCCAGCCTGTCACTTTCCCTGTAAGAGCAGCCTTGGTACCACAGTCAGTATCTGAGCTACGTTGGTTAATGCAGCAGTCAGAAAG ATACAGCCTCACAGTTTGGACGGGAAGGGAAGATGTGTATTCTGTGGAAGATTTGCTTTGCATACGAGAAAACTTCTCTGAAAGTAGAGTTTATTATGATATTTTAGAGCCACAGAACTCTGAATTCAAAAAAGCCATAGGAATAGAAGAATAG
- the ANKRD34B gene encoding ankyrin repeat domain-containing protein 34B yields MMTEMVELPAEGTSLLKAVYQSRLRLTRLLLEGGAYVNESNDRGETPLMIACRTKHVDSQSVSKERMVKYLLENKADPNMQDKSGKTALMHACLEKAGPEIVSLLLKSGADPSLQDHSSCSALVYAVRSEDKETLEVLLNACRARGKEVIIITTDKSPSGRQKTKQYLNMLPADLEECHSPAACTSPSQIELKTSPSPLSNSNQTKEARFDFKELDHPHSVDNSSQTVPLIRKSRSTKARSKLAQVQWSEPWIKSSPSLFHQNKITSVKELQDIAPEEEQLTFRSGGLTLKKRFITRRQSIDVKNTAHLLKTFDPSGSRKLSYEELKSQTPCAEEKHKPGGIAVGKDASSGHTGFISNLSSIIKKRHLGANHYSSDSQLTTSLIPAVAEDTKSVARKKNIFSSSHSLLSGSREVLGSMPPVIFSRRRQSFLERHGSGALLLDRIAQTRPGFLPPLNVNPHPPIPGTTFIKRVAGMLPCGEQHLVPAAPPFPRDTKKPKTLLRRQSLQTDQIKQLVNF; encoded by the coding sequence ATGATGACTGAAATGGTGGAGTTGCCAGCAGAGGGGACTTCCTTGTTAAAAGCTGTCTACCAAAGCCGCCTGCGCCTCACCAGATTGCTACTAGAGGGTGGTGCCTATGTCAATGAGAGCAATGACAGAGGTGAAACCCCTTTAATGATTGCTTGTAGGACAAAGCATGTGGACTCCCAGAGTGTCAGCAAGGAAAGGATGGTTAAATACCTGCTGGAAAACAAGGCTGATCCAAACATGCAGGACAAGTCTGGAAAGACAGCCTTGATGCACGCTTGTTTAGAAAAAGCAGGCCCTGAAATAGTATCTCTGCTACTGAAAAGCGGAGCTGACCCAAGCCTGCAAGACCACTCCAGTTGCTCTGCACTTGTGTATGCAGTACGGTCTGAAGACAAAGAGACTCTGGAAGTTCTTCTTAATGCCTGCAGGGCACGAGGAAAAGAAGTTATCATCATCACAACAGACAAGTCTCCATCGGGAAGGCAGAAAACTAAGCAGTACCTAAACATGCTTCCTGCAGACCTTGAGGAATGCCATTCCCCAGCTGCTTGCACTTCCCCATCACAAATAGAACTGAAAACATCTCCATCCCCACTTTCAAATTCAAATCAAACTAAAGAAGCACGATTTGACTTTAAGGAGCTGGACCATCCACACAGCGTGGACAACTCATCTCAGACAGTTCCACTGATAAGAAAATCCAGATCAACAAAAGCAAGGTCCAAGCTAGCGCAAGTGCAGTGGTCTGAGCCTTGGATAAAGAGCTCCCCTTCACTATTTCACCAGAATAAAATTACCTCTGTAAAAGAACTTCAGGATATTGCTCCAGAAGAAGAACAACTCACTTTTAGAAGCGGTGGCCTTACCTTAAAAAAGAGATTCATCACCAGGCGCCAAAGCATTGACGTAAAAAACACTGCTCATTTACTGAAAACCTTTGATCCATCTGGATCAAGGAAATTATCCTATGAGGAGCTAAAATCTCAGACTCCATGTGCTGAAGAGAAACATAAGCCAGGTGGGATTGCTGTGGGTAAGGACGCCAGTTCGGGACATACTGGCTTTATTTCAAACCTCAGCAGTATTATCAAAAAAAGACATTTAGGAGCAAATCACTACAGCTCTGATTCTCAATTAACTACTAGTCTAATTCCTGCTGTAGCAGAAGACACAAAGTCAGTGGCAAGAAAGAAGAACATTTTCTCTTCGTCTCACTCTTTGTTATCAGGGTCTAGAGAAGTACTGGGGAGCATGCCTCCTGTTATTTTCAGCAGGAGACGACAATCTTTTCTAGAAAGACATGGTTCAGGAGCCTTGCTCTTGGACCGTATTGCTCAGACAAGACCAGGATTTCTTCCACCACTGAATGTAAATCCTCACCCCCCAATTCCAGGTACTACTTTCATAAAGAGAGTTGCTGGGATGCTTCCCTGTGGAGAACAGCACTTGgtaccagcagcacctcctttCCCCAGGGACACCAAAAAACCGAAAACGCTACTAAGGAGGCAGTCATTACAGACTGACCAAATTAAGCAACTAGTGAATTTTTAA